Within the Streptomyces sp. YIM 121038 genome, the region CCGTCACCGAGCGGCTCGTCCCGGAGAGCCGCTCGGGGTCGTACGACGGCGTCGACACCAGCGCGAGGATCCTGCCGGTGGCCGGTTCGAGCGCGGCCACGGCGCCCTTCTTGCCGTCGAGCCCGGCGTGGGCGGCCCGCTGCACCGCGGCCCTGACGGTGGTGACGACGTCGCCGCCGGGGCTGCGCGAGCGGGTGAGGTCGTGCCACAGCGGCAGCGGCGCGAGCATCGGGTCGGTGCCGGAGAGCACGGAGTCCTCGGCGTGCTCCAGGAACGTCGTGCCGTACACCTGCGAGGCGAAGCCCGTCACCGGCGCGTACAGCGGGCCGTTCGTGTACGTCCGCTCGTGGCGCAGCTGCTCGCCGGTGTCCTTGGAGCCGGTGACCGGACGGCCGTCCACCAGGATGTCGCCGCGGGGCTCGGCGAAGCGCTCGATGGCCCGGCGGCGGTTGGCGGGGTTGTCGTCGTACTTCTCGGCGTCGAAGACCTGCACGCGGGTGGCGTTCACGAGCAGCGCCACGAGCAGCAGCAGGCAGAACGCCGCGGCGTGGCGGATGTACCGGGTCACGGGGACGCCTCCTGCTGCGGCTGGGCCCCGGCGGACTCCGTGCCGGCCGGGGCGTGGGCGCGGGCCGAGTCGCTCAGCCGGATGAGCAGCGCCACGATGATCCAGTTGGTGACGACGGACGAGCCGCCCTGCGCGAGGAACGGCATCGCCATGCCGGTCAGCGGGATGAGCCCGGTCACGCCGCCCGCGATCACGAACACCTGGAGCGCCACGATCGAGGCGAGTCCGACGGCCAGGAGCCGCCCGAAGGGGTCGCGCAGCGCGAGCCCGGCGCGGTAGCCGCGCTCCACGAGCAGCGCGTAGAGCAGGAAGATCGCGGCGAGTCCGGCGAGGCCCAGCTCCTCGCCCGCCGTGGCGAGGATGAAGTCCGACTTCGCGGCGAAGCCGATGAGGATGGAGTGGCCGAGCCCGAGCCCGGTGCCGAGCAGCCCGCCCGCCGCGAACGCGAAGAGCGACTGGGCGAGTTGGTTCGGGCCCCGCCCCGCCTCGATGGAGGCGAAGGGGTGCAGCCAGTCCGCGACGCGGCTGTGCACGTGCGGTTCGAGCGAGCCGACCGCGTAGGCGCCCGCCGCCGCGAGCAGCAGGCCCACGGCGATCCAGCCGGTGCGGCCCGTGGCGACGTACAGCAGGACCACGAAGAGCCCGAAGAAGAGCAGCGAGGTCCCCAGGTCCCGCTCCAGGACCAGGACGCCGACGCTCAGCAGCCAGATCGCCACGACCGGGCCGAGCACGCGGCCGGTGGGCAGCTGCACGAACCTCCCCAGGGTGCGGCCCGTGGTGGCGAGGGCGGTGCGGTTGGCCGCGAGGTAGCTGGCGAAGAACACCGCGAACAGGATCTTCGCGAACTCGCCCGGCTGGATGGAGAATCCGCCGACCCGGATCCAGATGCGGGCGCCGTTCACGGCCGGGAAGAAGATCGGCACGATCATCAGCACGAGCGCCGCGACGACGGAGAGGTACGCGTAGCGTCGCAGCAGCCGGTGGTCGCGCAGCAGGACCACGACCGCGACGCACAGGCCGACGCCGATGGTG harbors:
- a CDS encoding FtsW/RodA/SpoVE family cell cycle protein; this encodes MEVRVPPRRRGTELALIVVAVLLSVYGYCDVGLARTGSVPPGAAGYGAGLGVLALLAHLAVRLRAPYADPLLLPIAVLLNGLGLVLIYRLDLETPGDRAAPTQLVWSTIGVGLCVAVVVLLRDHRLLRRYAYLSVVAALVLMIVPIFFPAVNGARIWIRVGGFSIQPGEFAKILFAVFFASYLAANRTALATTGRTLGRFVQLPTGRVLGPVVAIWLLSVGVLVLERDLGTSLLFFGLFVVLLYVATGRTGWIAVGLLLAAAGAYAVGSLEPHVHSRVADWLHPFASIEAGRGPNQLAQSLFAFAAGGLLGTGLGLGHSILIGFAAKSDFILATAGEELGLAGLAAIFLLYALLVERGYRAGLALRDPFGRLLAVGLASIVALQVFVIAGGVTGLIPLTGMAMPFLAQGGSSVVTNWIIVALLIRLSDSARAHAPAGTESAGAQPQQEASP